From Pseudomonas sp. FP2335, the proteins below share one genomic window:
- a CDS encoding ABC-F family ATP-binding cassette domain-containing protein, with amino-acid sequence MTDVKRLPALVSLQHLCFQFANGETLLQDLTLSIDHTPTGIVGRNGRGKSILAKLIAGRLQPSTGTLNRTASVAYVPQSLDVAQGDTIAHLTDTALTLAALERMAEGTAQLHDLELIDDRWDLHERLRSALDSAGLAHLAPQSPAAQLSGGQLARVALIGALLAAPQLLVLDEPTNHLDSSGRDWLLQQLAGWRGGLVVVSHDRQLLNSLGRIIELSPLGAQVYGGNYDAYRLQRDAEQQAAAAALEHARLARSRERRRLQTEHDSLQRHAARARKQAETANVDRFTKARWKSTASEIVSTVRSAHSVHKHELDAQVRQAYERVQDETPTLLALPASTVPKRRQVLDLVDVQLPWLPHTRLNLHLAGAVRVAVRGPNGCGKSTLLALLAGQWRAVSGVCRVHVPCAYIDQHLALLDDQRSVIEQLQLLGTPMAEAELRSRLALLQLDALRVTQPLGQLSGGERIKAAMAVALWRATPAQLLLLDEPTNHLDLESILAFERALHGFTGAMLVASHDQAFMRAIRPTHCLTWENEGWRLECV; translated from the coding sequence ATGACTGACGTCAAACGCCTGCCCGCATTGGTTTCCCTGCAACACCTGTGCTTTCAGTTCGCCAATGGCGAAACATTGCTGCAAGACCTGACCCTGTCCATCGACCACACGCCGACCGGCATCGTCGGGCGCAACGGACGGGGCAAAAGTATCCTCGCCAAATTGATTGCCGGGCGGCTGCAGCCCTCCACTGGCACACTGAATCGTACGGCCAGCGTGGCCTACGTGCCGCAAAGCCTGGATGTCGCCCAAGGCGACACCATTGCCCATCTGACAGACACAGCACTGACCTTGGCTGCACTTGAACGCATGGCCGAGGGCACTGCGCAGCTGCATGATCTAGAGCTGATCGATGATCGCTGGGACCTGCACGAACGCCTGCGCAGCGCGCTGGATAGCGCAGGGTTGGCGCACCTCGCGCCACAAAGCCCGGCCGCTCAGCTCAGCGGTGGCCAATTGGCACGGGTCGCGCTGATCGGCGCGTTGCTGGCGGCCCCACAACTATTAGTGCTCGATGAGCCCACCAACCACCTCGACAGCAGCGGCCGCGACTGGCTGCTGCAACAGTTGGCGGGTTGGCGCGGCGGCCTGGTGGTGGTCAGCCACGACCGGCAACTGCTCAACAGCCTGGGGCGCATCATCGAACTCTCACCCCTTGGCGCCCAGGTCTATGGCGGCAACTACGATGCCTACCGCCTGCAACGCGACGCCGAACAGCAGGCTGCGGCCGCAGCCCTGGAACATGCCCGCCTGGCCCGCAGCCGCGAAAGACGGCGCCTGCAAACCGAGCATGACAGCCTGCAACGCCATGCCGCGCGCGCGCGCAAACAAGCCGAAACGGCTAACGTGGACCGCTTCACCAAGGCACGCTGGAAAAGTACCGCCAGCGAAATCGTCAGCACTGTGCGCAGCGCGCACTCGGTCCACAAGCACGAACTCGACGCCCAGGTGCGTCAGGCCTACGAGCGGGTGCAAGATGAAACGCCGACCTTGCTGGCGCTGCCCGCCTCGACCGTGCCCAAGCGGCGACAGGTGCTGGACCTGGTGGATGTTCAACTGCCGTGGCTGCCGCACACCCGCCTCAACCTTCATCTTGCGGGCGCCGTTCGCGTCGCCGTGCGCGGGCCGAACGGCTGCGGCAAGTCCACGTTGCTCGCGCTGCTGGCGGGCCAATGGCGGGCGGTCAGTGGGGTCTGCCGCGTACATGTGCCCTGCGCCTATATTGATCAACACCTCGCGTTACTCGACGATCAACGCTCCGTCATCGAGCAGCTCCAACTACTCGGCACGCCGATGGCCGAAGCCGAACTGCGTAGCCGTTTGGCGCTGTTGCAACTGGACGCCTTGCGGGTGACTCAACCGCTTGGGCAGCTCAGTGGCGGCGAACGCATAAAGGCGGCGATGGCGGTTGCCTTATGGCGCGCAACGCCGGCACAGTTGCTGCTGTTGGACGAGCCGACCAACCATTTGGATCTGGAGTCGATACTCGCGTTTGAACGGGCATTACACGGTTTTACCGGCGCAATGTTGGTGGCGTCCCACGATCAAGCGTTCATGCGTGCAATCCGGCCGACGCACTGCTTGACCTGGGAAAACGAGGGCTGGCGCCTGGAGTGTGTCTGA